The Kaustia mangrovi genome has a segment encoding these proteins:
- a CDS encoding HPr kinase/phosphorylase → MSSRDGGASIHGTCIAVGGHGVLLFGAPGSGKSDLALRLIDTDGRGTGPERLTAQLVADDQVVLAARGGRLIARAPDALAGRLEVRGLGIVSVAYLEEAPVLCAARLDGTAAPERLPDFSQRTATLCGIAIPELALDARAPSAPAVIRAAVIAFAGAGRQGFGTT, encoded by the coding sequence GTGAGCAGCCGGGACGGCGGCGCATCCATCCACGGAACCTGCATCGCGGTCGGCGGCCACGGCGTTCTGCTGTTCGGCGCGCCGGGCTCCGGCAAGTCCGATCTCGCCCTGCGGCTTATCGACACCGACGGGCGCGGCACCGGGCCGGAGAGACTGACAGCGCAGCTCGTGGCCGACGATCAGGTCGTGCTCGCCGCGCGCGGCGGCCGGCTCATCGCCCGCGCGCCCGATGCGCTCGCCGGCCGGCTGGAGGTTCGCGGCCTCGGCATCGTCTCCGTGGCGTATCTGGAGGAGGCGCCCGTGCTGTGCGCCGCCCGCCTCGACGGGACGGCCGCTCCGGAACGGCTTCCCGATTTCTCGCAACGCACGGCGACATTGTGCGGGATCGCCATCCCCGAGCTCGCGCTCGACGCCCGCGCGCCCTCCGCACCCGCCGTGATCCGCGCCGCCGTCATCGCCTTTGCCGGCGCGGGACGGCAGGGGTTCGGCACGACGTGA
- a CDS encoding PTS sugar transporter subunit IIA, which yields MIGLVLVTHGQLAAEFRSAMEHVVGPQPQMEAISIGPDDDMEQRRADILAAVSRADDGEGVILLTDMFGGTPSNLAISVMQNAKVEVIAGINLPMLIKLASVRGETTLEDAVEQAQDAGRKYINIASRVLSGEG from the coding sequence ATGATCGGTCTCGTTCTGGTAACGCACGGCCAGCTTGCCGCGGAATTCCGCTCCGCCATGGAGCATGTGGTCGGCCCCCAGCCGCAGATGGAGGCGATCTCCATCGGGCCGGACGACGACATGGAGCAGCGCCGCGCCGACATACTGGCCGCCGTCTCGCGCGCCGACGACGGCGAGGGGGTCATCCTGCTGACCGACATGTTCGGCGGCACCCCCTCCAACCTGGCGATCTCCGTCATGCAGAACGCCAAGGTGGAGGTCATCGCCGGCATCAACCTGCCCATGCTGATCAAGCTCGCCAGCGTGCGCGGCGAGACCACGCTGGAGGACGCGGTCGAGCAGGCGCAGGACGCCGGCCGCAAATACATCAATATCGCAAGCAGGGTCCTCTCCGGTGAAGGCTGA
- a CDS encoding HPr family phosphocarrier protein produces the protein MKADSDHTAPGGPGPAGRLERELTICNSRGLHARASAKFVKCAEGFDAAITVSRDGQSVPGTSIMGLMMLAAHPGSTITVRAEGPDAEAAIDALDTLVASKFDED, from the coding sequence GTGAAGGCTGATTCGGATCATACCGCCCCGGGCGGGCCGGGACCGGCCGGCCGGCTGGAGCGCGAACTGACCATCTGCAACAGCCGCGGCCTGCATGCGCGCGCCTCCGCCAAGTTCGTGAAATGCGCGGAGGGCTTCGACGCCGCGATCACCGTCTCGCGCGACGGCCAGAGCGTGCCCGGCACCTCCATCATGGGCCTCATGATGCTCGCCGCCCATCCCGGCTCCACCATCACGGTGCGCGCGGAAGGCCCCGACGCGGAGGCCGCCATCGACGCGCTGGACACCCTCGTCGCCTCGAAGTTCGACGAGGACTGA
- a CDS encoding DUF1772 domain-containing protein: MLVRLAALAIAVTLLLTGAIAGFFYAYSVSAMPGLDLSAPVHAIPAMQGINVAVRNPVFFVSFFGTPVAALVAAGLCVLAGRRRAGLFLASAGLVYFAGAFLPTALVNVPMNRALAQVTAETAREAAEIWSAYSPRWTAWNTLRTVFSLASLMLVGLAIHAWAREAVRNAAARP; the protein is encoded by the coding sequence ATGCTCGTCCGTCTCGCCGCCCTGGCGATCGCGGTCACCCTTTTGCTGACCGGTGCGATCGCGGGGTTCTTCTATGCCTATTCCGTATCCGCGATGCCGGGCCTCGACCTGAGCGCACCGGTTCACGCGATCCCCGCAATGCAGGGTATCAACGTGGCTGTGCGGAATCCGGTCTTCTTCGTGTCGTTCTTCGGCACGCCGGTGGCGGCCCTTGTCGCCGCCGGGCTGTGCGTCCTCGCGGGCCGGCGGCGGGCGGGGCTGTTTCTGGCCTCTGCGGGGCTTGTCTATTTCGCGGGCGCCTTCCTGCCCACCGCGCTCGTCAATGTCCCGATGAACAGGGCGCTGGCGCAGGTGACCGCGGAGACTGCGCGCGAGGCCGCGGAGATCTGGTCGGCCTATTCGCCGCGCTGGACGGCCTGGAACACGCTGCGCACGGTCTTCAGCCTGGCGAGCCTCATGCTCGTCGGCCTGGCGATCCATGCCTGGGCGCGCGAGGCTGTGCGAAACGCGGCGGCCCGGCCATGA